The Streptomyces sp. NBC_01689 genome includes a window with the following:
- a CDS encoding JmjC domain-containing protein, whose amino-acid sequence MDTLRGEGIFADAWNKEFRILRGAVDPAGHLSSAFIEQKLDASLLRWPYFSVLRHGAVPPESAYTRSRDVIGHQRPGFPDAAAVRRLMSAGGTLKLNQLSDWHRPTRTVVEQLQAAAAVAVASYVFWTPPESRGMLPHRDASHVVALQLEGRKEWQLYAGSQQVRADAGLDVDTAHPTHTFVLEPGDVLYLPHGWPHDAVARDGDSLHLTFTLTEPTPDDLLEALGRHLLDADPDLAHRFHTTTLEQRTERVRTALLAHTRRLGDDTWAQAALTAMREVTG is encoded by the coding sequence GTGGACACTCTGCGCGGCGAGGGAATCTTCGCCGACGCATGGAACAAGGAATTCAGGATCCTCCGCGGCGCGGTCGATCCCGCCGGCCACCTCTCCTCCGCCTTCATCGAACAGAAGCTGGACGCCAGCCTGCTGCGCTGGCCCTACTTCTCGGTGCTGCGCCACGGAGCCGTACCGCCGGAAAGCGCCTACACCCGCTCCCGGGACGTCATCGGGCACCAGCGCCCCGGCTTCCCCGACGCCGCGGCGGTCCGCCGGCTGATGTCGGCCGGCGGCACCCTCAAGCTCAACCAGCTCTCCGACTGGCACCGCCCCACCCGCACCGTCGTCGAACAGCTGCAGGCCGCCGCCGCGGTCGCGGTGGCCTCCTACGTCTTCTGGACCCCGCCCGAGAGCCGCGGCATGCTCCCGCACCGAGACGCCTCCCACGTCGTGGCCCTCCAGCTCGAAGGCCGCAAGGAATGGCAGCTGTACGCGGGTTCGCAGCAGGTCCGCGCGGACGCCGGCCTCGACGTCGACACCGCCCACCCCACCCACACCTTCGTCCTGGAACCCGGTGACGTGCTCTACCTCCCGCACGGCTGGCCCCACGACGCCGTCGCCCGCGACGGCGACTCCCTCCACCTCACCTTCACCCTCACCGAACCCACCCCCGACGACCTCCTCGAGGCGCTCGGCCGCCACCTCCTGGACGCGGACCCCGACCTCGCCCACCGCTTCCACACCACCACCCTCGAACAGCGCACCGAGCGTGTCCGCACCGCCCTGCTCGCCCACACCCGCCGCCTCGGCGACGACACCTGGGCGCAGGCCGCCCTCACCGCCATGCGGGAGGTGACGGGATGA
- a CDS encoding JmjC domain-containing protein, with the protein MTTAQERRPTPDTAGTVNARSAQPTSAAQTTGAASDDAVPAPRITLKDLVGDTDAFFRDHWAAQPAVFRASADLTGLITEQEMWEEVDCGLLIRPYFTAFDEGVRTAVSEMTRSRTVVGHHVPGYINPAQIKADFAAGGTFKFSQPEHWHPRLRALVQALAPEFRAELESFVFLSPPGKTAIAAHMDGSHVLVLQIAGVKDWVVGRLDETSTSDSDRYTGGVIPYDRRMEVTLRPGDVLYMPHGTPHSATARIGTSLHIAVTIEEPTPRDLADVFLAELLGLPEFEALTRGHHELSLAERLTRLRALLTRTLGAADETQVLEQAVRLKARHLG; encoded by the coding sequence ATGACCACCGCCCAGGAGCGCCGGCCCACCCCGGACACCGCAGGAACCGTCAACGCCCGCTCCGCACAGCCCACTTCGGCCGCGCAGACCACCGGGGCCGCATCGGACGACGCCGTCCCGGCCCCCCGGATCACCCTGAAGGACCTGGTCGGCGACACCGACGCGTTCTTCCGCGACCACTGGGCCGCCCAGCCCGCCGTCTTCCGCGCCTCGGCCGACCTGACCGGCCTGATCACCGAGCAGGAGATGTGGGAGGAGGTGGACTGCGGGCTGCTGATCCGCCCCTACTTCACCGCCTTCGACGAAGGCGTGCGCACCGCCGTCTCCGAGATGACCCGCTCGCGCACCGTCGTCGGCCACCACGTCCCCGGCTACATCAACCCCGCCCAGATCAAGGCGGACTTCGCGGCCGGCGGCACCTTCAAGTTCAGCCAGCCCGAACACTGGCACCCCCGCCTGCGCGCCCTCGTACAGGCCCTGGCACCCGAATTCCGCGCCGAACTCGAGTCGTTCGTCTTCCTCAGCCCGCCCGGCAAGACCGCCATCGCCGCCCACATGGACGGCTCCCACGTCCTCGTCCTTCAGATCGCCGGCGTCAAGGACTGGGTGGTGGGCAGACTCGACGAGACCTCCACCAGCGACTCCGACCGCTACACCGGCGGCGTCATCCCCTACGACCGGCGCATGGAGGTCACCCTGCGCCCCGGCGACGTGCTCTACATGCCGCACGGCACCCCGCACTCCGCCACCGCCCGCATCGGCACCTCACTCCACATCGCCGTCACCATCGAGGAACCCACCCCCCGGGACCTCGCCGACGTCTTCCTCGCCGAACTCCTCGGCCTGCCCGAGTTCGAGGCCCTCACCCGCGGCCACCACGAACTGTCCCTGGCCGAACGCCTCACCCGGCTGCGCGCCCTGCTCACCCGCACCCTCGGCGCGGCGGACGAGACCCAGGTGCTCGAACAGGCCGTACGGCTCAAGGCCAGGCACCTCGGATGA